The following are encoded in a window of Candidatus Angelobacter sp. genomic DNA:
- a CDS encoding DEAD/DEAH box helicase has product MNSSLHVWQIHSSIVQALRSGNRLVLVAPTGSGKTTQVPQMLLDAGLVGAGKIVVLQPRRVAARTVAARVAWERGSKLGQEVGYQIRFDDQTSLGTRICYVTEGILLRWLQDDRTLSDVGAVLFDEFHERNLLSDVALALVKQLQ; this is encoded by the coding sequence ATGAACTCCTCCCTGCACGTATGGCAGATTCACTCGTCAATTGTCCAAGCGCTTCGTTCTGGCAACCGGCTCGTACTCGTCGCGCCCACGGGTTCGGGCAAAACGACACAGGTGCCGCAGATGCTGCTCGATGCCGGTTTGGTCGGCGCGGGAAAGATCGTCGTCCTTCAACCGCGCCGGGTTGCTGCCCGAACCGTGGCGGCGCGCGTGGCGTGGGAGCGCGGCAGCAAATTGGGCCAGGAGGTGGGCTACCAGATCCGCTTCGACGACCAGACCTCCCTCGGCACACGAATCTGTTACGTCACCGAGGGAATTCTGCTGCGCTGGCTTCAGGATGACCGGACGTTGTCGGACGTGGGCGCGGTGTTGTTTGACGAATTTCACGAGCGCAACCTGTTGAGCGACGTGGCGCTGGCACTCGTAAAGCAGCTTCAGCA
- a CDS encoding TMEM14 family protein, whose translation MTPNKILWIYIVLLFLGGLVGYLKAGSKMSLIMAAAFAAVLSLCASGVIFQPRVADLFADVLLAVLLVFFAVRLTKTKKFIPNGLMSVLSLGALVLRHLKL comes from the coding sequence ATGACACCGAACAAAATTCTCTGGATTTATATTGTGCTCCTCTTTCTGGGAGGCCTGGTCGGCTATCTCAAAGCGGGCAGCAAAATGTCCCTTATCATGGCGGCTGCGTTCGCGGCTGTCCTGAGTTTGTGCGCCAGCGGCGTAATATTTCAGCCGCGCGTTGCGGACTTGTTCGCGGACGTCCTGCTGGCGGTGCTGCTGGTGTTCTTCGCCGTTCGCCTGACCAAAACAAAAAAGTTCATACCGAACGGACTGATGTCCGTTTTGAGCCTTGGCGCGCTGGTGCTGCGGCATTTGAAACTTTAG
- a CDS encoding CPXCG motif-containing cysteine-rich protein — translation MVALRRNWANLFRTMEASEIIFCPFCGQRVELVVDTSVTSQRFTTDCTVCCRPFEVIAECEPGEILSLQVVES, via the coding sequence ATGGTTGCTTTGCGCCGCAACTGGGCGAATTTGTTCCGAACGATGGAAGCCTCAGAGATCATCTTTTGTCCGTTCTGCGGCCAGCGCGTGGAACTGGTCGTTGACACGAGCGTCACGTCGCAACGCTTCACCACGGATTGCACCGTCTGCTGCCGACCGTTTGAAGTCATCGCCGAGTGCGAACCGGGCGAGATCCTGAGTTTACAAGTGGTGGAAAGTTGA
- a CDS encoding SIS domain-containing protein, translating to MTPGADYLDQCRELIAVVEKQQAAIQQAAGWFAETILAGRMVHLFGSGHSRILVEEMWPRYGSFPGFNPIVELSLSFHNLVVGPNGQRQAMFLENVSGLAARILRNFNLSPQDSALVASSSGCNVVPVEMAEHFRERGIKVVAIVSRKHADASRSRHPNGRKLHDCADLTLDTGAPVGDAMVQVDGLEARVSPGSTVGGCLLVNSIKAEVALRLARAGKPPRVLVAGAIAGAEKSAAIFEAAYDEHARRLARLYQDLGI from the coding sequence GTGACTCCAGGTGCCGACTATCTCGATCAATGCCGGGAATTGATCGCCGTCGTCGAAAAACAGCAGGCGGCGATTCAACAGGCGGCCGGCTGGTTTGCGGAAACGATTCTTGCGGGGAGGATGGTGCATTTGTTCGGCTCGGGGCACAGCCGGATTCTGGTCGAGGAAATGTGGCCGCGCTACGGGTCATTTCCGGGATTCAACCCCATCGTCGAGCTTTCGCTGAGTTTTCACAATCTCGTCGTCGGCCCGAACGGACAGCGCCAGGCGATGTTCCTGGAGAACGTCAGCGGACTCGCGGCCAGGATTTTGAGGAACTTCAACCTCTCGCCGCAGGACTCCGCTCTTGTGGCATCGTCAAGCGGCTGCAACGTGGTGCCGGTTGAAATGGCCGAACATTTTCGCGAGCGCGGAATCAAAGTTGTCGCCATCGTCAGCCGCAAACACGCCGATGCCAGCCGCAGTCGGCACCCGAACGGAAGGAAACTTCACGACTGCGCCGACCTCACGCTCGACACGGGCGCGCCGGTGGGCGACGCCATGGTGCAGGTTGACGGCCTGGAAGCGCGCGTGTCTCCCGGCTCGACAGTGGGCGGTTGTTTGCTGGTGAACTCGATCAAGGCGGAAGTGGCGTTGCGGCTAGCGCGGGCCGGCAAACCACCCAGGGTGCTGGTGGCCGGCGCGATCGCGGGCGCGGAAAAATCCGCGGCGATTTTTGAAGCCGCGTACGACGAACACGCGCGGCGGCTGGCGCGACTTTATCAGGATCTGGGCATTTGA
- a CDS encoding methionine synthase, with the protein MKEQPLRTTVIGSYPFPGWLEFACQNLDKFGETDREELIEDAVSIAIHDQLDAGLDVITDGEQTRLDFNLSFYGFLEGIELESAPPRRFGPPAHDQRGRHKLIGEIRAPRGLGTVRDFQRLHRLAAIGPGTREPDRGTALKASVPGPFTLSGRIVPNQRYYDRYWLTEALLPIVREELMELVRAGCQEICVDEPSMSCYAHREDPKRLVDIFNRTVNPIYRKCRLSTHLCFGNFKGRAVGPRRYAPMFPAFNDLMVDEIHVEMASREFAELEIIGEIAKQKDVAVGIIDVKSYYIETVDDVANRVRACLKHAPAERLSFAPDCGLSQTARWAAKQKLKNMVDGVKKVRKELSV; encoded by the coding sequence ATGAAAGAACAACCGTTGCGAACGACCGTGATCGGCAGTTACCCGTTCCCCGGCTGGCTCGAGTTCGCTTGCCAGAACCTTGACAAGTTCGGCGAGACGGACCGCGAGGAACTCATTGAGGATGCCGTTTCCATCGCGATTCACGATCAGTTGGACGCGGGCCTCGATGTTATAACTGACGGCGAACAGACGCGCCTTGATTTCAACCTTTCGTTTTACGGGTTTCTCGAAGGCATCGAACTGGAGTCGGCGCCGCCGCGGCGGTTTGGCCCGCCGGCGCACGATCAACGCGGTCGCCATAAACTCATCGGTGAAATTCGCGCGCCGCGCGGTTTGGGAACCGTGCGGGACTTTCAGCGGTTGCATCGACTCGCGGCAATCGGTCCGGGAACGCGGGAGCCGGATCGCGGAACCGCGCTCAAGGCCAGCGTTCCCGGTCCTTTCACACTTAGCGGACGCATCGTGCCGAACCAGCGGTACTATGACCGTTACTGGCTTACCGAAGCCTTGTTGCCGATTGTCCGCGAAGAGCTCATGGAACTGGTGCGGGCAGGCTGTCAGGAGATATGCGTGGATGAGCCTTCAATGAGTTGCTACGCGCACCGAGAGGATCCCAAGCGCCTCGTTGATATTTTCAACCGCACCGTGAACCCCATCTATCGCAAGTGCCGACTTTCAACCCACCTCTGCTTTGGCAATTTCAAGGGCCGGGCGGTCGGCCCGCGCCGCTATGCGCCAATGTTTCCGGCGTTTAACGACCTGATGGTGGACGAAATCCACGTCGAGATGGCCAGCCGCGAGTTCGCCGAGCTGGAAATCATCGGCGAGATCGCGAAACAAAAAGACGTGGCCGTCGGGATCATTGACGTGAAGAGCTATTACATCGAAACCGTGGACGACGTCGCGAATCGCGTGCGCGCGTGCCTGAAGCATGCGCCCGCGGAGCGCCTGTCATTCGCGCCGGATTGCGGCCTGAGCCAGACCGCGCGCTGGGCGGCGAAACAGAAGCTGAAGAACATGGTGGACGGGGTGAAGAAGGTTCGAAAGGAACTCTCCGTTTGA